In a single window of the Burkholderiales bacterium genome:
- the phaZ gene encoding polyhydroxyalkanoate depolymerase, with amino-acid sequence MIYQLHEFHKNVMAPAVVWADAARQFFTHPFSPLAYVPGARTLAAGSELFVRLLRRYPKPQWNIEHTVVDGETVVVRREVALAKPFCELLHFRKETKHAHPKLLIVAPLSGHFATLLRDTVRTALPDFDVWITDWVDAKMVPLPRGPFHLDDYVDYVREFIRFLAPDVNVMSVCQPTVPVLGAVSLMAASDDPALPRTMVMMGGPIDTRRNPTAVNDFAQGRPHSWFADKVIMRVPPNYPGFMRKVYPGFLQHASFLAMNPDRHLDSHWRFYMHLVRGDGESAEAHRRFYDEYNAVLDMPAEYYLDTIKVVFQEFQLPKGQWRVRGEPVRPEAIAQTSLFTIEGELDDISGNGQTEAAHALCRAIPAERRRHLLARGVGHYGIFSGRKFRETIYPQIREFIFQQTRQQRALGRLRLAR; translated from the coding sequence ATGATCTACCAGTTGCACGAGTTTCATAAGAACGTCATGGCCCCGGCTGTCGTCTGGGCCGATGCGGCGAGGCAGTTCTTCACCCACCCCTTCAGCCCTCTGGCCTATGTGCCGGGCGCGCGCACCCTCGCGGCGGGCAGCGAGCTGTTCGTGCGCCTGCTGCGGCGGTATCCCAAGCCCCAGTGGAACATCGAGCACACCGTCGTCGATGGCGAAACGGTGGTCGTGCGGCGCGAGGTCGCCCTCGCGAAACCGTTCTGCGAGCTGCTGCACTTCCGCAAGGAAACGAAACATGCCCACCCCAAGCTGCTGATCGTCGCGCCGCTGTCCGGCCACTTCGCGACACTGCTGCGCGATACGGTCCGTACCGCGCTGCCCGACTTCGACGTGTGGATCACCGACTGGGTGGACGCGAAGATGGTTCCGCTGCCGCGGGGTCCGTTCCACCTCGACGACTACGTCGACTATGTCCGGGAATTCATCCGCTTTCTGGCCCCCGACGTGAACGTGATGTCGGTGTGCCAGCCCACCGTCCCGGTACTGGGGGCGGTGTCGCTGATGGCCGCGAGCGACGATCCGGCCCTGCCGAGGACCATGGTCATGATGGGCGGGCCGATCGACACCCGCCGCAATCCGACCGCGGTGAACGATTTCGCCCAGGGCCGGCCGCATTCCTGGTTCGCCGACAAGGTGATCATGCGCGTGCCGCCCAACTACCCCGGCTTCATGCGCAAGGTCTACCCCGGCTTCCTGCAGCACGCGAGCTTCCTGGCGATGAATCCCGACCGGCACCTCGATTCGCACTGGAGGTTCTACATGCACCTGGTGCGAGGCGATGGCGAATCGGCCGAGGCGCATCGCCGCTTCTACGACGAGTACAACGCGGTGCTCGACATGCCCGCCGAGTACTACCTGGACACGATCAAGGTGGTGTTCCAGGAATTCCAGCTGCCGAAGGGCCAGTGGCGGGTGCGTGGTGAGCCGGTGCGCCCCGAGGCCATCGCGCAGACGTCGCTGTTCACGATCGAAGGCGAGCTGGACGACATCTCCGGCAACGGTCAGACCGAAGCTGCGCACGCCCTGTGCAGGGCCATTCCGGCGGAGAGGCGGCGGCACCTGCTGGCCAGAGGTGTCGGCCACTATGGAATCTTCAGCGGCCGCAAGTTCCGCGAAACGATCTACCCGCAGATCCGCGAGTTCATTTTCCAGCAGACACGGCAGCAGCGCGCCCTCGGACGCCTTCGCCTCGCGAGATAG
- a CDS encoding tripartite tricarboxylate transporter TctB family protein — MRFNDALIGAALVAFAALIAWYVHGFPPMPGQQFGPSLFPRAIAAGFALTGLALIASGLRRWKTQGAIELSEWMRTPRLALNFAVVIGAMAFYILFSDRLGFLIAAPLALLAILLALRNRWFVALPTALVAAFVIHWIFYGALKVPLPWGLLEPLAW, encoded by the coding sequence ATGAGATTCAACGACGCTCTCATTGGCGCGGCGCTCGTGGCGTTCGCCGCCCTGATCGCCTGGTACGTGCACGGTTTCCCGCCCATGCCCGGGCAGCAGTTCGGGCCGTCGCTGTTTCCCCGCGCCATTGCCGCGGGCTTCGCCCTCACCGGTCTCGCCTTGATCGCATCGGGCCTGCGCCGCTGGAAGACGCAAGGGGCGATCGAACTTTCTGAGTGGATGCGTACGCCGCGGCTGGCGCTGAATTTCGCCGTCGTGATCGGCGCGATGGCGTTCTACATTCTGTTTTCGGATAGGCTCGGCTTTCTGATCGCAGCGCCGCTTGCCCTCCTCGCCATCCTGCTCGCGCTGCGCAACCGCTGGTTCGTCGCGCTGCCCACGGCGCTGGTCGCCGCCTTCGTCATCCACTGGATCTTCTACGGCGCGCTGAAGGTGCCTCTGCCGTGGGGATTGCTCGAACCGCTGGCCTGGTAG
- a CDS encoding tripartite tricarboxylate transporter permease, whose translation MSELTTAFALVLDPYVLAVILGAALFGLFVGAIPGLTATMATALLVPVTFFMEPVPAVAAIVTTTAMAIFAGDIPGALLRMPGTPASAAYTDEAYAMTRKGQAELVLGAGLVFSAIGGILGTVVLVTAAPWLAEVALNFSSFEYFWLVLLGLTCAVFIASDRPLKASVSLLLGLLVSCVGLNNPAAFPRFTFDNTELMGGINFIPMMIGMFAVSEVLRYVTSKDAPLHLAQERIGNIFRGQWELVRRYPAAAFRGSAVGTAIGALPGAGADIAAWISYAISKKFSKTPEKYGTGHVEGVIESGAANNGALSGAWIPALVFGIPGDSITAIAIGVLYLKGMNPGPTIFLNNPENIYAVFIVFFIANLLMIPLGLMAIKGYKRVLRVPRHVLMPVILTFCMVGAFAINNTAFDIGVMLTAGIIAFFMERNGFPVAPAILGVVLGAMLEENLATSLIKSEGRIAAFFERPIAGALGVFAILVWLSPFFLRLRRRRAAAA comes from the coding sequence ATGAGCGAGCTGACCACCGCCTTTGCGCTGGTACTGGATCCCTATGTCCTCGCGGTGATTCTCGGTGCCGCGCTGTTCGGGCTTTTCGTCGGCGCGATTCCGGGACTGACCGCCACCATGGCCACTGCGCTGCTGGTGCCCGTGACGTTCTTCATGGAGCCGGTTCCCGCGGTCGCGGCGATCGTCACCACCACCGCCATGGCCATCTTCGCCGGCGACATTCCGGGTGCGCTGCTGCGCATGCCCGGCACGCCGGCCTCCGCTGCCTACACCGACGAAGCGTACGCGATGACCCGAAAAGGGCAGGCGGAGCTGGTGCTCGGGGCGGGGTTGGTCTTCTCCGCGATCGGCGGCATCCTCGGAACGGTCGTGCTGGTCACGGCGGCGCCTTGGCTCGCAGAAGTGGCGCTCAACTTCAGCTCGTTCGAGTATTTCTGGCTGGTGCTGCTGGGACTGACGTGCGCGGTGTTCATCGCGTCGGACCGCCCGCTGAAGGCGAGCGTCTCGTTGCTCCTCGGGTTGCTGGTTTCCTGCGTGGGACTGAACAATCCGGCCGCCTTTCCCCGCTTCACCTTCGACAATACCGAGCTGATGGGCGGCATCAACTTCATTCCGATGATGATCGGCATGTTCGCGGTCTCGGAGGTGCTGCGCTACGTGACCTCGAAGGATGCGCCGCTGCACCTGGCGCAGGAGAGAATCGGCAACATCTTTCGCGGGCAGTGGGAGCTCGTCCGCAGGTATCCCGCCGCCGCCTTCCGGGGCAGTGCCGTGGGCACCGCCATCGGCGCGCTGCCCGGTGCGGGCGCCGACATCGCCGCGTGGATCTCCTACGCAATCTCCAAGAAGTTCTCGAAGACTCCGGAGAAGTACGGCACCGGGCACGTCGAGGGCGTGATCGAGAGCGGTGCCGCCAACAACGGCGCGCTGTCCGGTGCGTGGATTCCCGCGCTCGTGTTCGGCATTCCGGGAGATTCGATCACGGCGATCGCGATCGGCGTGCTCTATCTGAAAGGCATGAACCCGGGCCCGACGATCTTCCTCAACAACCCGGAGAACATCTACGCGGTGTTCATCGTCTTCTTCATCGCCAACCTGCTGATGATCCCGCTCGGGCTCATGGCCATCAAGGGCTACAAGCGCGTGCTGCGGGTCCCCAGGCACGTGCTGATGCCGGTGATCCTGACCTTCTGCATGGTGGGCGCCTTCGCCATCAACAACACCGCATTCGATATCGGCGTGATGCTCACCGCGGGCATCATCGCCTTCTTCATGGAACGCAACGGCTTTCCGGTCGCGCCGGCGATCCTCGGGGTGGTGCTGGGCGCAATGCTGGAAGAGAACTTGGCGACCTCGCTCATCAAGTCCGAAGGCCGCATCGCCGCATTCTTCGAGCGGCCGATCGCCGGCGCGCTCGGCGTGTTCGCCATTCTGGTGTGGCTCTCGCCGTTCTTCCTCCGGCTGCGGCGCCGCCGCGCCGCAGCCGCCTGA
- a CDS encoding tripartite tricarboxylate transporter substrate binding protein → MIRRRNGLLAAFCAVLLALAGCGGSKDYPSRPITIVVPWGAGGGTDAIARMIASLMERDLGQPINVVNRTGGNGVIGHQAVASAPPDGYTLGFITTEIAMLHWQGLTPLTPDDFTPIALMNFDPAGVQVRADSKYATLQDLLDDIRKRPGRIKATGCGQGCIWHVSFFGLLADKKIDPGSVAWVPSNGAAPGLLDLVAGGVEVVPCSLPEARSLIEAGKVRSLAIMDAKRAPLFPDVPTLQEAVASGWTLGAWRGVAGPKGMPQPIVDRLAASLKKVYEAREYRDFMASRGFGLLWGDARQFAEHMKQSNAAMGRTMTVVGIINR, encoded by the coding sequence ATGATTCGGAGGAGAAACGGGCTGCTGGCGGCGTTTTGCGCCGTCTTGCTGGCGCTTGCCGGTTGCGGCGGCAGCAAGGACTATCCGTCGCGCCCGATCACCATCGTCGTGCCTTGGGGCGCGGGCGGCGGAACCGACGCGATCGCGCGGATGATCGCCAGCCTGATGGAAAGGGACCTCGGGCAGCCGATCAACGTGGTCAATCGCACCGGCGGCAACGGCGTCATCGGCCATCAGGCCGTGGCCAGCGCCCCGCCGGACGGCTACACCCTCGGCTTCATCACCACCGAGATCGCGATGCTGCACTGGCAGGGCCTGACACCGCTTACGCCCGATGACTTCACCCCGATCGCGCTGATGAACTTCGACCCGGCCGGCGTGCAGGTGCGGGCCGATTCGAAGTACGCGACGCTGCAGGATCTGCTGGACGACATCCGCAAGCGGCCCGGGCGGATCAAGGCCACCGGCTGCGGACAGGGGTGCATCTGGCACGTGTCGTTCTTCGGCCTGCTCGCCGACAAGAAGATCGATCCCGGGTCGGTGGCCTGGGTGCCGAGCAACGGCGCCGCGCCCGGCCTGCTCGATCTGGTCGCGGGCGGCGTCGAGGTGGTTCCGTGTTCGCTGCCGGAAGCGCGTTCGCTGATCGAGGCCGGCAAGGTCAGGAGCCTGGCGATCATGGACGCGAAGCGAGCCCCCTTGTTTCCCGACGTGCCCACGCTACAGGAAGCCGTCGCCAGTGGTTGGACGCTGGGAGCATGGCGCGGGGTGGCCGGGCCGAAAGGCATGCCGCAGCCGATCGTCGACCGGCTGGCGGCATCCCTGAAAAAGGTCTACGAGGCCAGGGAGTATCGCGACTTCATGGCGAGCCGCGGCTTCGGCCTGCTGTGGGGCGACGCGAGACAGTTTGCCGAGCATATGAAGCAGAGCAACGCGGCGATGGGCAGGACGATGACAGTTGTGGGCATCATCAATCGATGA
- a CDS encoding alpha/beta fold hydrolase: MKPATIALATLLVFAALTSSADDAAIREAAKRLVTEHLMIDSDTPGIRLYLRNKRLPGLKFAAQRTLLYVHGATYPAETAFDLPLDGLSWMDYIAAHGWDVWLVDLRGYGRSTRPPEMDQPPEANPPIVTTDVAIRDVCAAVNFILRRRGVDRLALLGWSWGTTIMGGYTASSNDKVYRLVLYAPLWLRTTPSQIASGGGPLGAYRTVTREAARKRWLAGVPEDKVASLIPAGWFEQWAQATWATDPKSRDSGLLRAPNGVILDARNYWMQGKPLYDPAQIRVPTLIVHAEWDQDTPLYMAQAVFEKLANAPYRRWVEIGEGTHSLIMEKNRWQLFREVQLFLDE, translated from the coding sequence TTGAAGCCAGCAACGATCGCACTCGCCACGCTTCTTGTTTTCGCGGCGCTGACGTCATCGGCCGATGACGCGGCCATTCGCGAAGCCGCGAAGCGGCTCGTCACCGAGCATCTGATGATCGACTCGGATACGCCCGGAATCCGGCTCTATCTGCGCAACAAGCGCCTCCCCGGGTTGAAGTTCGCGGCGCAGCGCACGCTGCTCTATGTGCACGGCGCGACCTACCCGGCGGAGACCGCCTTCGATCTGCCGCTCGACGGCCTGTCGTGGATGGATTACATCGCCGCGCACGGCTGGGACGTGTGGCTGGTGGACCTGCGCGGCTACGGGCGCTCGACGCGCCCGCCCGAGATGGACCAGCCGCCCGAAGCCAATCCGCCGATCGTCACAACCGACGTGGCGATCCGCGACGTCTGCGCCGCGGTGAACTTCATTCTTCGCCGTCGCGGCGTGGACCGGCTCGCCCTGCTCGGCTGGTCGTGGGGCACCACCATCATGGGCGGGTACACCGCATCCAGTAACGACAAGGTATACCGGCTCGTGCTTTACGCTCCGCTGTGGCTGCGCACCACACCCTCGCAGATCGCCTCGGGCGGTGGGCCGCTCGGCGCGTACCGCACCGTGACCCGCGAAGCCGCTCGTAAACGCTGGCTGGCTGGCGTGCCCGAAGACAAGGTCGCGAGCCTCATCCCGGCGGGGTGGTTCGAGCAATGGGCGCAGGCGACCTGGGCGACCGATCCGAAAAGCCGGGATAGCGGACTGCTGCGTGCGCCCAACGGCGTCATCCTGGACGCCCGCAACTACTGGATGCAGGGCAAGCCGCTGTACGATCCGGCGCAGATCCGCGTGCCCACGCTCATCGTGCACGCCGAATGGGACCAGGACACGCCGCTGTACATGGCCCAGGCCGTGTTCGAGAAACTCGCCAATGCGCCTTACCGGCGCTGGGTCGAGATCGGCGAAGGCACCCACAGCCTCATCATGGAAAAGAACCGCTGGCAGCTCTTCCGCGAGGTCCAGCTCTTCCTCGACGAATAG
- a CDS encoding tripartite tricarboxylate transporter substrate binding protein: MTLLLTVAAPFCVAADYPARPVTFIVPWGAGGGTDAVGRMMATLLERDLGKPVNVVNRTGGSGVVGHQAIAAAKPDGYTIGVITVEIGMMHHQGLTRLNGASFAPLGLINVDAAAVQVRADAPYGNLADLIAAIEASPGKLKASGTAHGGIWHLSLYGMLHDLKVDPQSVLWVPSASNAAGLLDLVAGGVDMVVGSHAEARALIEAGKVRSLAIMDDKPSTLFPKVPTLRRAIGSKWVSGAWRGVAAPKGLPQDIEARLVAAVKKAYDSREFRDFMTSRGFGMRYAPPQEFAAFMARDDAELGALMKVVGLAK; encoded by the coding sequence TTGACGCTGCTGCTCACCGTCGCCGCACCGTTCTGCGTCGCCGCCGACTACCCCGCGCGCCCGGTGACCTTCATCGTCCCGTGGGGCGCGGGCGGCGGTACGGATGCCGTCGGCCGCATGATGGCCACGCTGCTCGAGCGCGATCTGGGCAAGCCGGTCAATGTCGTCAACCGCACCGGTGGCAGCGGAGTGGTCGGACATCAGGCGATCGCCGCCGCAAAACCGGACGGCTACACCATCGGCGTCATCACCGTCGAGATCGGCATGATGCATCACCAGGGTCTGACCCGATTGAACGGTGCCTCGTTCGCGCCGCTGGGGCTGATCAACGTCGATGCCGCGGCGGTGCAGGTGCGCGCCGATGCGCCCTACGGAAATCTCGCCGATCTGATTGCCGCCATCGAAGCCAGTCCGGGCAAGTTGAAGGCTTCAGGGACCGCGCACGGCGGAATCTGGCATCTGTCGCTCTACGGAATGCTGCACGACCTGAAGGTCGATCCGCAGAGCGTTCTGTGGGTGCCCAGCGCCAGCAACGCCGCCGGGCTGCTCGATCTGGTGGCCGGCGGAGTGGACATGGTCGTCGGATCGCACGCGGAGGCACGCGCGCTCATCGAGGCGGGCAAGGTCAGGAGCCTGGCGATCATGGACGACAAGCCCTCGACGCTGTTTCCCAAGGTGCCCACGCTCAGGCGGGCGATCGGCAGCAAATGGGTGAGCGGGGCCTGGCGCGGGGTTGCTGCGCCGAAAGGGCTGCCACAGGACATCGAAGCCCGCCTGGTCGCCGCGGTCAAGAAGGCCTATGACAGCCGCGAGTTCCGCGACTTCATGACCTCGCGCGGCTTCGGCATGCGCTACGCGCCGCCGCAGGAATTCGCGGCGTTCATGGCCAGGGACGACGCCGAGCTGGGCGCGCTGATGAAGGTCGTCGGCTTGGCGAAATAG
- a CDS encoding serine/threonine protein kinase, translated as MPAAHPYSALTPDLILDAVESCGLRVDGRLLALNSYENRVYQVGIEQGAPVVAKFYRPGRWTDDQILEEHAFALELAAAEIPVVAPLAPGNATLHRHEGFRFSLFARRGGRAPELEDPEVLEWIGRFLGRIHAVGAARRFAHRPELDLASFIEEPRVFLLESAKVPPDLVEPYRAVTAKALEAGAAAFDCAGPVGRIRLHGDCHAGNILWTDDGPHFVDLDDCRTGPAVQDLWMLLSGDRSAMARQLRHVLDGYEQFAEFDDRELRLIETLRAMRMIHYAAWLARRWDDPAFPAAFPWFGSRRYWEEHILHLREQVGAMGEPPLAL; from the coding sequence ATGCCAGCGGCACACCCGTACTCGGCGCTCACTCCCGATCTGATCCTCGACGCGGTCGAATCCTGCGGGCTGCGCGTGGACGGACGGCTGCTTGCGCTCAACAGCTACGAGAACCGCGTCTACCAGGTCGGCATCGAGCAGGGCGCGCCGGTGGTTGCCAAATTCTACCGTCCGGGAAGATGGACCGATGACCAGATTCTGGAAGAGCACGCCTTCGCGCTCGAACTGGCCGCCGCGGAGATTCCCGTCGTCGCTCCGCTGGCGCCCGGCAACGCCACCTTGCATCGGCACGAAGGGTTTCGCTTTTCGCTCTTTGCGCGCCGGGGCGGCCGGGCGCCCGAACTGGAGGATCCCGAGGTGCTCGAATGGATCGGCCGGTTTCTGGGGCGCATTCACGCGGTTGGCGCCGCGAGGCGATTCGCGCACCGGCCGGAGCTCGACCTGGCGTCCTTCATCGAGGAGCCGCGCGTTTTCTTGCTGGAGAGCGCAAAGGTCCCGCCGGACCTGGTCGAGCCGTATCGTGCCGTAACCGCGAAGGCGCTCGAAGCGGGCGCCGCGGCGTTCGATTGCGCCGGGCCCGTCGGCCGGATCCGGCTGCACGGCGACTGCCATGCCGGAAACATTCTCTGGACCGACGACGGGCCGCACTTCGTCGATCTCGACGATTGCCGGACAGGACCGGCCGTGCAGGATCTCTGGATGCTGTTGTCGGGCGATCGGTCGGCGATGGCGCGGCAGCTGCGCCATGTACTGGACGGCTATGAACAGTTCGCCGAGTTCGACGACCGCGAGCTGCGGCTCATCGAAACCCTGCGCGCCATGCGGATGATCCACTATGCCGCCTGGCTTGCCCGCCGCTGGGACGACCCGGCCTTTCCGGCCGCCTTTCCGTGGTTCGGCTCCCGCCGCTACTGGGAGGAACACATCCTGCACTTGAGGGAGCAGGTGGGCGCGATGGGCGAACCGCCGCTGGCGCTCTAG